In Burkholderia sp. WP9, a genomic segment contains:
- a CDS encoding MFS transporter: MPPEPADPSGSSSVSLPKQPAFQRFWCTRILSSLSFQMLAVAMGWHIYALTHSAFALGLVGLAQFLPMFVLTLVVGHVADRYDRRRIAAICQSLESVAALLFAVGTFGGWISAPVIYVLAACVGAARAFESPAVASLLPGVVPRGQLPKATAWATSANQTAQIAGPALGGLLYGIGPGAAYLACTLSFAAAATAVWGIPLRARPANRAPVTLDSVFSGIAFIRKEPVILGALSLDLFAVLFGGATALLPVFARDILHTGPLGLGLLRSGTAIGALAGTIWLAHFPLRNRPGAAMFGGVIAFGAATVVFGLSHQFFVSLAALMVLGASDTISVVVRLSLVQLRTPDEMLGRVSAVNSLFIGTSNQLGEFESGVTAGWWGAQPAVLVGGVATIAVALLWMRFFPELRRTRSLEREQELAPSH, from the coding sequence ATGCCGCCAGAGCCCGCCGACCCATCCGGTTCCTCATCCGTTAGTTTGCCGAAACAGCCTGCATTTCAACGTTTCTGGTGCACCCGCATCCTCTCGTCGCTGTCCTTCCAGATGCTCGCCGTGGCGATGGGCTGGCACATCTACGCGCTCACCCATAGCGCCTTCGCACTGGGCCTCGTCGGCCTCGCGCAATTTCTGCCGATGTTCGTGCTGACGCTCGTCGTCGGCCATGTCGCCGACCGTTACGACCGCCGGCGGATCGCGGCCATCTGCCAGAGCCTCGAAAGCGTCGCAGCATTGCTGTTCGCCGTCGGCACGTTCGGCGGCTGGATTAGCGCGCCGGTCATCTATGTGCTGGCCGCATGCGTCGGCGCGGCGCGCGCCTTCGAGTCGCCCGCGGTGGCTTCGCTGTTGCCGGGCGTCGTTCCGCGCGGACAGTTGCCCAAAGCGACGGCCTGGGCCACGTCCGCGAATCAGACCGCGCAGATCGCGGGTCCGGCGCTGGGCGGTCTGCTTTACGGCATTGGCCCCGGCGCGGCCTATCTCGCCTGCACGCTGTCGTTCGCCGCCGCCGCCACGGCCGTGTGGGGCATTCCGCTGCGGGCCAGGCCGGCGAACCGCGCGCCCGTCACGCTCGACTCGGTTTTTTCGGGCATTGCCTTCATTCGCAAGGAGCCGGTCATTCTCGGCGCGCTGTCGCTCGATCTGTTTGCCGTGCTGTTCGGCGGCGCGACCGCTCTGCTGCCGGTCTTCGCGCGCGATATCCTGCACACGGGGCCGCTTGGCCTCGGGCTGTTGCGCTCGGGTACGGCCATCGGCGCGCTCGCGGGCACCATCTGGCTCGCGCATTTCCCGCTGCGCAACCGCCCCGGCGCGGCGATGTTCGGCGGCGTGATCGCGTTTGGCGCGGCCACGGTCGTGTTCGGTCTGTCGCATCAGTTCTTTGTGTCACTCGCCGCGCTCATGGTGCTGGGCGCGTCGGACACCATCAGCGTGGTAGTGCGCCTGTCGCTCGTGCAACTGCGTACGCCGGACGAAATGCTGGGGCGCGTCAGCGCGGTCAATTCGCTTTTCATCGGGACGTCGAATCAATTGGGCGAATTCGAGTCCGGTGTGACGGCGGGGTGGTGGGGCGCGCAGCCGGCTGTCCTGGTTGGCGGCGTGGCGACCATCGCGGTTGCTCTGCTGTGGATGCGCTTTTTCCCGGAACTCAGGCGCACCCGCTCGCTGGAGCGTGAACAGGAACTGGCGCCGAGCCACTGA